A portion of the Pseudarthrobacter defluvii genome contains these proteins:
- a CDS encoding ferredoxin reductase family protein: MNTHLLPASPAASSSGRPELSTTKRPPRGWFARQYRQRMLRTDLLTVIAWSSVAAAIALWLADGGATNITSPASLFTAAGIVAGLAGMDLVLLMLLLAARIPFIDRTIGHDRALEFHGKLGKPSLYLLLAHGVLLAIGYGMAEGLDPVSESINLWVQVPDMWLAFVSMALFIAVVVTSLVAVRRRFPYEFWYVVHLLTYAAVATSIPHQFSVGGLFAAGTWQRWYWLSICIYTGSALVYFRILEPVLATARHQLTVARVERVAPGVVNIVMRGRKLNQLAGTGGRFFIWRFLAPGMWWHPHPFSLSAEPVFSGSDGQGTLRVTVRGLGNGSAQLLRLRKGTKVALEGPYGLLSTAARTKNKMVMIGAGIGITPLRALLETTPFAPGEATVLLRGHTEQELYLGSEILDLCQARGGRLFHLIGPRSRTQSTWLPEDAVRNGYSLTSYVPDIADADVYVCGPAVWAANVIADAGKAGVPEEQIHHERFDW; the protein is encoded by the coding sequence ATGAACACGCACCTCCTGCCGGCATCACCGGCCGCAAGCAGCTCCGGCCGCCCGGAGCTTTCAACTACGAAGAGACCGCCCCGCGGCTGGTTTGCCCGACAGTACCGGCAGCGCATGCTGCGTACGGACCTCCTGACCGTCATCGCCTGGTCGTCCGTCGCTGCCGCCATTGCCCTGTGGCTTGCCGACGGCGGGGCCACCAACATCACGTCACCCGCCTCGCTTTTCACGGCGGCGGGGATCGTGGCCGGCTTGGCGGGCATGGACCTGGTCCTGCTCATGCTGCTCCTGGCCGCAAGGATCCCCTTCATTGACCGCACCATCGGCCACGACCGTGCGCTGGAGTTCCACGGCAAACTCGGGAAACCCTCCCTGTACCTGCTGCTGGCGCATGGGGTCTTGCTGGCCATCGGGTACGGCATGGCCGAAGGATTGGATCCGGTCAGCGAGTCCATCAACCTTTGGGTCCAGGTCCCCGACATGTGGCTGGCCTTCGTCTCCATGGCGCTGTTCATCGCCGTCGTCGTGACATCCCTGGTGGCCGTGCGCCGCCGCTTCCCGTACGAGTTCTGGTACGTGGTCCACCTGTTGACCTACGCGGCCGTGGCCACATCAATCCCCCACCAGTTCAGCGTGGGCGGCCTCTTTGCGGCCGGCACCTGGCAGCGCTGGTACTGGCTATCCATCTGCATCTACACCGGTTCGGCCCTGGTGTACTTCCGCATCCTGGAGCCGGTGCTCGCAACGGCACGGCATCAGCTCACCGTGGCACGGGTGGAAAGGGTGGCGCCGGGCGTGGTGAACATCGTCATGCGGGGCCGGAAACTGAACCAGCTCGCGGGAACAGGCGGGCGCTTCTTCATCTGGCGCTTCCTCGCCCCGGGCATGTGGTGGCATCCGCACCCGTTCAGCCTGTCCGCGGAACCCGTCTTCAGTGGGTCCGACGGCCAGGGGACGCTGCGGGTCACGGTCCGCGGCCTTGGCAACGGCTCCGCCCAGCTTCTGCGGTTGCGGAAAGGAACCAAGGTGGCGCTGGAAGGCCCGTACGGCCTGCTCAGCACGGCAGCCCGGACCAAGAACAAGATGGTGATGATCGGCGCAGGCATCGGCATCACGCCGCTGCGGGCGCTGCTGGAGACCACGCCTTTTGCGCCAGGCGAGGCCACGGTCCTGCTCCGCGGCCACACGGAGCAGGAGCTGTATCTCGGCAGCGAGATCCTCGACCTCTGCCAGGCCCGGGGTGGCCGGCTCTTCCACCTCATCGGCCCACGGTCCCGCACCCAATCAACATGGCTTCCCGAGGACGCCGTGCGGAACGGTTACAGCCTCACCTCCTATGTGCCGGACATCGCGGATGCGGACGTCTACGTCTGCGGCCCGGCGGTGTGGGCGGCCAACGTCATAGCGGATGCCGGCAAGGCGGGCGTCCCCGAGGAACAGATCCATCACGAAAGGTTTGACTGGTGA
- a CDS encoding ABC transporter ATP-binding protein: protein MAVLDARNLTLKYHQRSVVDGLSVRIPEGKVTMIVGANACGKSTLLRGLTRLLKPAAGAVALDGRDIRTRPARELARSLGLLPQHPTAPDGITVRDLVGRGRYPHQGFFRSWTGKDDAAVQRALEATGTLELAGRDVDELSGGQRQRVWIAMALAQETEVLLLDEPTTFLDLAHQVEVLDLVTDLNRTRGTTVAIVLHDLNLAARYADNVIAMKDGAVAAMGAPEDVVTEELVREVFGLESRVMPDPVSGTPLIIPIGRHHATANELEPVS from the coding sequence GTGGCAGTTCTGGATGCCCGCAACCTGACGCTCAAATACCACCAGCGCTCCGTGGTGGACGGGCTCAGCGTCCGTATCCCGGAAGGCAAGGTGACCATGATCGTGGGTGCCAACGCCTGCGGAAAGTCCACCCTGCTCCGCGGCCTGACCCGGCTCCTCAAACCCGCCGCCGGCGCCGTGGCCCTCGACGGCAGGGACATCCGCACCCGCCCGGCGCGAGAACTGGCCCGCAGCTTGGGCCTGCTGCCCCAGCATCCCACTGCGCCGGACGGCATCACTGTCCGTGACCTGGTAGGCCGGGGCCGCTACCCGCACCAGGGCTTCTTCCGAAGCTGGACCGGAAAGGACGACGCCGCGGTGCAGCGTGCGCTGGAAGCCACCGGAACGCTGGAGCTCGCCGGGCGGGACGTGGACGAGCTATCCGGCGGCCAGCGGCAGCGGGTGTGGATTGCCATGGCACTTGCGCAGGAGACAGAGGTCCTGCTGCTCGACGAACCCACTACTTTCCTGGACCTGGCGCACCAGGTGGAGGTCCTGGACCTGGTGACGGACCTGAACCGCACTCGCGGCACAACCGTGGCCATCGTCCTGCACGACCTCAACCTCGCTGCCCGCTATGCGGACAACGTCATCGCCATGAAGGACGGCGCGGTGGCGGCGATGGGTGCCCCGGAAGATGTGGTCACCGAGGAGCTGGTCCGCGAGGTCTTCGGCCTTGAAAGCCGGGTGATGCCGGACCCCGTCTCCGGCACGCCTCTCATCATCCCCATCGGACGCCATCACGCCACCGCCAACGAACTGGAGCCCGTGTCATGA
- a CDS encoding siderophore-interacting protein: MKTTENAARQVSAQPMSLAFEVTVSAVRQLSPSFRRITFGGYSLRDFGVHGDTLDLRIKLLIPSSAADGSPLPLPAVQTTQAGWYRDWLAMDPEVRGSMRTYTVRDARLDAVYPELDVDFVRHFDTHGNGGPAANWALNAKPGDAITIIGPNNRAAHCVTAGTYSGIEWRPGLAQRILLAGDETAVPAISAILEALPPYMSGHAFLEVPQAGDFLDLSSPADIEITWLARGAAPGRSRAHGQLLQEAVRKAIPVPGWVGITTDDGGAGPEPEDVNVDEDILWETPARLDTADISATRNPHLPSGALPFYAWLAGEAAVIKDLRRYLVRDVGIDRKQVAFMGYWRQGKAEG; encoded by the coding sequence ATGAAGACCACTGAAAACGCCGCCCGGCAGGTGAGCGCCCAGCCCATGAGCCTGGCCTTCGAGGTCACGGTGTCAGCAGTCCGCCAGCTCAGTCCCTCGTTCCGCAGGATCACATTCGGCGGTTACTCCTTGCGCGATTTCGGCGTGCACGGCGACACGCTCGATCTCCGGATCAAGCTCCTGATCCCGTCGTCGGCAGCGGATGGCTCACCGCTTCCGCTTCCCGCCGTCCAAACCACCCAGGCCGGCTGGTACCGGGACTGGCTGGCCATGGACCCGGAGGTGCGCGGCTCGATGCGCACGTATACGGTGCGCGACGCGCGGCTGGATGCGGTGTACCCGGAACTCGATGTCGACTTCGTCAGGCACTTTGACACGCACGGAAACGGCGGGCCGGCGGCGAACTGGGCGCTGAACGCCAAGCCCGGCGACGCCATCACGATCATCGGTCCGAACAACCGGGCCGCACACTGTGTCACCGCCGGGACCTACTCGGGCATCGAGTGGCGCCCAGGCCTGGCGCAGCGCATCCTGCTCGCCGGCGACGAAACCGCGGTTCCGGCCATCTCCGCGATCCTCGAGGCCCTTCCGCCCTACATGAGCGGGCACGCCTTTCTGGAGGTTCCCCAGGCCGGAGACTTCCTGGACCTCAGCTCCCCGGCCGACATTGAAATTACCTGGCTGGCCCGCGGCGCCGCCCCCGGCCGTTCCCGGGCGCACGGCCAACTGCTGCAGGAAGCCGTCCGCAAAGCAATCCCCGTACCGGGCTGGGTGGGCATCACAACGGACGACGGCGGAGCCGGGCCGGAGCCAGAAGACGTCAATGTGGATGAAGACATCCTGTGGGAGACACCCGCGCGCTTGGACACGGCGGACATCAGCGCCACCAGAAACCCCCACCTGCCATCCGGTGCCCTGCCCTTCTACGCGTGGCTCGCCGGCGAAGCAGCCGTCATCAAGGACCTGCGGCGGTACCTGGTCCGGGACGTGGGTATCGACCGGAAACAGGTGGCGTTCATGGGGTACTGGCGGCAGGGCAAAGCCGAAGGGTGA
- a CDS encoding FecCD family ABC transporter permease encodes MEQRGGRGRPHRTAVLAAAVVILFFASVLLGSYTVTIPDFFTIVFNHLTGGVKIPGASFIVMENKLPRAVIGTLIGIAFGLAGALFQTMLRNPLASPDVIGISSGASAAAVVAIVVFGASGAAVSGAALAGALAVAALIYAISSGGKLRGTRRGNAAGNRLVLAGVGIAAALQAVVSFLMSRADIRTAADTLVWLNGSLNSATWDRAGVLLLALAALVPAAGVVAAPLRILELGDDAAAGLGVRVNRARLALVVTAVSLAAVATAAAGPVSFVAFLAGPIARRLTGTASLPASAFVGALIVLAADYVAANLAPLLLDGTVLPVGVITGALGAPFLLWLLVTANRKEA; translated from the coding sequence ATGGAGCAACGCGGGGGACGGGGGCGACCGCATCGGACCGCGGTGCTGGCTGCCGCCGTCGTGATCCTGTTCTTCGCATCCGTCCTGCTGGGCAGCTACACGGTGACCATTCCGGACTTCTTCACCATCGTCTTCAACCACCTCACCGGCGGCGTGAAGATTCCGGGCGCCAGCTTCATCGTGATGGAGAACAAGCTTCCGCGGGCCGTCATCGGCACCCTGATCGGAATCGCCTTTGGCCTGGCCGGCGCTCTGTTCCAGACCATGCTGCGGAATCCGCTGGCCAGCCCCGACGTGATCGGCATCAGCTCGGGGGCCAGCGCCGCCGCCGTTGTTGCCATCGTCGTCTTCGGCGCCTCCGGTGCCGCAGTGTCCGGGGCGGCGCTGGCGGGTGCCCTGGCCGTGGCTGCGCTCATCTACGCAATCTCCAGCGGTGGAAAGCTCCGAGGAACCAGACGCGGGAACGCCGCGGGAAACAGGCTGGTCCTGGCCGGCGTGGGCATCGCGGCCGCACTTCAGGCCGTGGTCAGCTTCCTGATGTCACGGGCCGATATCCGCACCGCCGCGGACACGCTTGTCTGGCTCAACGGCTCCCTGAACTCCGCCACCTGGGACCGGGCCGGCGTGCTGCTCCTGGCGCTCGCGGCGCTCGTACCCGCCGCCGGGGTGGTCGCCGCGCCGCTGCGCATCCTGGAACTCGGGGATGACGCTGCCGCCGGCCTCGGAGTCCGGGTGAACAGGGCGCGGCTGGCGCTGGTGGTCACCGCGGTATCGCTGGCAGCAGTGGCGACGGCGGCCGCCGGCCCGGTCTCGTTCGTCGCCTTCCTGGCCGGTCCAATCGCCCGCCGCCTTACCGGCACAGCCAGCCTTCCGGCGTCGGCTTTTGTTGGTGCCCTGATCGTCCTCGCTGCGGACTACGTCGCCGCGAACCTGGCACCCCTTCTGCTCGACGGCACGGTCCTGCCCGTCGGCGTCATCACCGGCGCGCTCGGTGCCCCGTTCCTGCTGTGGCTGCTGGTCACGGCCAACCGAAAGGAAGCCTGA
- a CDS encoding SGNH/GDSL hydrolase family protein, with protein MPSVPLLPDSGRRVFVALGDSFTEGVGDRDERLPNGVRGWADRVAEKLAKAQPGWKYANLAIRSKRLRHIIDEQLEPALRMRPTLVTLYAGGNDILDLKTDMAALMADYEQLVAKLAGTGAVLVLFTGFDVKVSALLEPLKKRNTYYNQRVREIAEKHGAVLVDYWCLDAFHDRRMWDSDRLHMSKAGHKYLAGQVLDQLGVPHKIKPKDWEPQPRLGLREWERRQRRWVHDWVLPLFGRKLRGVTLGDALTPRWPEPVKVPRKGGLKKLAAEKYDGGSAP; from the coding sequence GTGCCCTCTGTTCCCCTGCTTCCTGACTCCGGGCGGCGGGTGTTTGTTGCCCTTGGCGACTCCTTTACCGAGGGGGTGGGGGACCGGGATGAACGGCTGCCCAACGGGGTGCGCGGGTGGGCTGACCGGGTGGCGGAGAAACTGGCCAAGGCGCAGCCCGGATGGAAGTACGCCAACCTCGCCATTCGGAGCAAGCGGCTGCGGCACATCATCGACGAGCAGCTGGAACCCGCGCTGCGGATGCGGCCAACATTGGTCACGCTGTACGCCGGCGGCAACGACATCCTGGACCTGAAAACGGACATGGCAGCGCTCATGGCGGACTACGAACAACTTGTTGCGAAACTCGCGGGCACGGGGGCCGTCCTTGTCCTCTTCACCGGATTCGACGTCAAGGTCTCCGCGCTGCTGGAACCGCTGAAGAAGCGCAACACCTACTACAACCAGCGGGTGCGGGAGATCGCGGAGAAACACGGTGCCGTGCTGGTGGACTACTGGTGCCTGGACGCCTTCCACGACCGGCGGATGTGGGACTCCGACCGGCTCCACATGTCCAAGGCCGGCCACAAATACCTGGCCGGGCAGGTGCTGGACCAGTTGGGCGTGCCGCACAAGATCAAGCCGAAGGACTGGGAACCGCAGCCCAGGCTGGGACTGCGCGAATGGGAAAGGCGCCAGCGGCGCTGGGTCCACGACTGGGTCCTGCCGCTCTTTGGCCGAAAGCTCCGCGGCGTGACGCTGGGGGACGCGCTCACTCCCCGGTGGCCCGAGCCCGTGAAGGTGCCGCGGAAAGGCGGGCTGAAGAAGCTGGCCGCGGAAAAGTACGACGGCGGGAGCGCGCCCTAG
- a CDS encoding SGNH/GDSL hydrolase family protein — MDFTSRYVALGDSFTEGVGDDDPTRPNGVRGWADRVAEQLCAADPNFGYANVAIRGRKLRQILAEQVDAAVELNPTLVTIYAGANDILRPKVDIDDLLAEYNDAVGKLTATGATVVMFTGFDARGSKVFGTMRGRTAIYNELVRGIAGDHGALLVDYWRFSEYYDWGMWAHDRMHMSAAGHGNMAKRVLEVLKYDHSIDVPPITPVPELSRAEAIRANAQWFREYAAPWVVRRVTGKSSGDNLQPKYPQFTRL; from the coding sequence ATGGATTTCACTTCCCGCTACGTGGCCCTGGGCGACTCCTTCACGGAGGGCGTTGGCGACGACGACCCCACCCGCCCCAACGGTGTCCGCGGCTGGGCGGACCGCGTGGCTGAGCAGCTGTGCGCCGCCGATCCAAACTTCGGCTACGCCAACGTGGCTATCCGCGGCAGGAAACTCCGCCAGATCCTGGCTGAGCAGGTGGACGCCGCCGTCGAACTCAATCCAACCCTGGTGACCATCTACGCCGGCGCCAACGACATCCTGCGTCCCAAGGTGGACATCGACGACCTCCTGGCGGAATACAACGACGCCGTCGGCAAGCTCACCGCAACCGGCGCCACCGTGGTGATGTTCACCGGTTTCGATGCCCGGGGTTCAAAGGTTTTTGGCACCATGCGCGGCCGAACCGCCATCTACAACGAGCTGGTCCGCGGAATCGCCGGGGACCACGGTGCCCTGCTGGTGGATTACTGGCGCTTCAGTGAGTACTACGACTGGGGCATGTGGGCCCACGACCGGATGCACATGTCCGCCGCCGGCCACGGCAACATGGCCAAGCGCGTTCTTGAGGTCCTCAAATACGACCACTCCATCGATGTTCCGCCCATCACGCCCGTTCCGGAACTGAGCCGTGCCGAAGCCATCCGCGCCAACGCCCAGTGGTTCCGCGAGTACGCCGCGCCATGGGTGGTCCGCCGCGTTACGGGCAAGTCATCCGGAGACAACCTCCAGCCCAAGTACCCGCAGTTCACCCGGCTGTAG
- a CDS encoding YciI family protein has translation MYVVSLTYRVPQEIVDFHNDAHIAWLQKAFDDGVFIAAGRKIPRTGGLLLSQAERETLEASLAQDPFYTNGVADFEVVEFHAGRVAPGYENLLDTPPAPTA, from the coding sequence ATGTATGTTGTCTCCCTCACCTACCGCGTGCCCCAGGAGATCGTCGACTTCCACAACGACGCCCACATCGCCTGGCTGCAGAAGGCGTTCGACGACGGCGTGTTCATTGCTGCCGGCCGCAAAATTCCGCGCACCGGGGGCTTGCTGCTGTCGCAGGCTGAACGGGAAACTCTCGAGGCCAGCCTGGCGCAGGACCCGTTCTACACCAATGGTGTTGCCGACTTCGAGGTAGTGGAGTTTCATGCGGGCCGGGTGGCCCCGGGGTACGAAAACCTGTTGGACACCCCACCCGCGCCCACTGCCTAG
- a CDS encoding iron-siderophore ABC transporter substrate-binding protein has protein sequence MTNPLFPGPLSTRRALFSSAGKGVTVLVAAALTLSACSTGPATPVSDATGSGSNAQFPVAIKHAYGETTIEKQPTRVATVSWVNDDVAIALGVVPVGVPKNEWGGNDKGSTLWKDAALEKLGAGFGSAKAPAQYSEADGINFTEIAKLSPDVILAAYSGLTEEDYKKLSQIAPVVAHPGVAYGTSWQDATTIIGKALGKDAEAAKLVSDTEATVKDKVAQYPQIQGKSFIYGNLEPAKGDGVNVYTANDNRPRFLSEIGMTLAPVVADNSRGSKEFYIPWSAEKANELQSDIFVTWVPDTSTTGAIKADPLLGQIPAIKNGALVADSDNTLTLSISASSPLSLPWSLDTFLPQLATAANAVK, from the coding sequence GTGACCAACCCCCTATTCCCCGGCCCTCTTTCAACACGCCGGGCCCTCTTTTCCTCTGCCGGCAAGGGAGTGACAGTACTGGTGGCAGCGGCCCTCACGCTTTCCGCCTGCAGCACCGGACCCGCCACGCCGGTGTCGGACGCCACGGGCTCCGGCAGCAACGCCCAGTTCCCGGTCGCAATCAAGCACGCGTACGGCGAAACCACCATCGAGAAGCAGCCCACCCGGGTTGCCACCGTCTCCTGGGTGAATGACGACGTCGCCATCGCCCTGGGGGTGGTGCCGGTGGGCGTCCCGAAGAATGAATGGGGCGGCAACGACAAGGGCTCCACCCTCTGGAAGGACGCCGCACTCGAAAAACTGGGCGCGGGCTTCGGTTCGGCCAAGGCCCCCGCCCAGTACTCGGAAGCGGACGGCATTAACTTCACCGAGATCGCCAAGCTCAGCCCGGACGTCATCCTCGCCGCTTACTCGGGCCTGACGGAAGAGGACTACAAGAAGCTCAGCCAAATCGCCCCCGTGGTGGCGCACCCCGGGGTGGCTTATGGAACGTCCTGGCAGGATGCAACCACCATCATCGGCAAAGCCCTGGGCAAGGACGCCGAAGCCGCCAAGTTGGTCTCCGACACCGAGGCCACCGTCAAGGACAAGGTTGCCCAGTACCCGCAGATCCAGGGCAAGAGCTTCATTTACGGCAACCTGGAGCCCGCCAAGGGCGACGGCGTGAACGTCTACACCGCCAACGACAACCGCCCCCGCTTCCTCAGCGAAATCGGCATGACCCTGGCCCCGGTGGTGGCAGACAACTCCAGGGGCTCCAAAGAGTTCTACATTCCGTGGTCCGCCGAAAAGGCCAACGAACTGCAGTCGGACATCTTCGTCACCTGGGTTCCCGATACCTCCACCACAGGCGCGATCAAGGCGGATCCGCTCCTCGGCCAGATCCCGGCCATCAAAAATGGCGCCCTGGTGGCCGATTCCGACAACACGCTGACCCTGTCCATCTCGGCCTCGTCGCCCCTGAGCCTGCCGTGGTCCCTGGACACGTTCCTCCCGCAGCTGGCCACAGCAGCGAATGCAGTGAAGTAG
- a CDS encoding FecCD family ABC transporter permease → MSTTTARPAADNGTRVPAMAAPGTLRGDAPGRRRAASLLAAVVVLVLLAGTSLAVGARAVPIGTVWQALAAFDPANGDHAVVHARIPRTVLGLLAGGALGLAGAAMQGVARNPLADPGIIGVNAGAALAVVAGIYLFGVTTFTGYIWFAFTGAAAAAVVVYLIASLGREGATPVKLALAGAALSAGLSSLMNVILVSSQDTLDRFRFWQVGGIAGRDWSVLLPGLPFLAAGALVVLLAGRTLNSLALGDDIARGLGQRVALSRALVALGVVLLCGTATALAGPIGFVGLVIPHAVRFLTGPDYRWILPLSLVAAPALLLGADIIGRVVLLPGEIPAGIMTALIGAPVFVWLVRRGKGAGL, encoded by the coding sequence ATGAGTACGACGACGGCGCGTCCGGCAGCGGACAACGGCACCCGGGTGCCGGCCATGGCAGCCCCGGGCACCCTCCGCGGTGATGCTCCGGGAAGGAGACGGGCCGCCTCGCTGCTGGCCGCCGTCGTTGTGCTGGTGCTCCTGGCCGGCACCTCGCTGGCCGTCGGTGCCCGCGCGGTTCCCATCGGCACCGTGTGGCAGGCACTCGCCGCGTTCGATCCCGCAAACGGGGACCACGCCGTGGTGCACGCCCGCATCCCGCGGACCGTCCTGGGCCTGCTGGCCGGCGGCGCGCTGGGCCTGGCCGGCGCGGCGATGCAGGGTGTGGCACGCAATCCGCTGGCCGATCCCGGCATCATCGGGGTGAACGCCGGAGCGGCCCTGGCGGTGGTCGCCGGAATCTACCTGTTCGGCGTGACCACCTTCACCGGCTACATCTGGTTCGCGTTCACCGGGGCAGCCGCAGCTGCTGTCGTCGTATACCTCATTGCTTCGCTGGGCCGGGAGGGAGCCACTCCGGTGAAGCTCGCGCTGGCGGGAGCAGCATTGAGTGCCGGGCTGTCCTCGCTCATGAACGTGATCCTGGTTTCCAGCCAGGACACCCTTGACCGGTTCCGCTTCTGGCAGGTGGGCGGCATCGCCGGCCGTGACTGGTCGGTGCTCCTGCCGGGCCTGCCGTTCCTGGCGGCCGGTGCACTGGTGGTGCTGCTGGCAGGGCGGACCCTTAACAGCCTTGCCTTGGGGGACGACATTGCCCGCGGGCTGGGCCAACGCGTGGCCCTGTCCCGCGCCTTAGTTGCCCTGGGGGTTGTCCTGCTGTGCGGCACGGCCACCGCGCTGGCCGGACCCATCGGCTTCGTCGGCCTGGTCATCCCGCACGCCGTCCGCTTCCTCACCGGCCCGGACTACCGCTGGATCCTGCCGTTGTCCCTGGTGGCCGCCCCCGCCCTGCTGCTGGGCGCGGACATCATCGGCAGGGTGGTGCTGCTTCCCGGTGAGATCCCGGCGGGCATCATGACCGCCCTGATCGGCGCCCCCGTGTTCGTGTGGCTGGTCCGCCGCGGGAAGGGGGCAGGCCTGTGA
- a CDS encoding FAD:protein FMN transferase, which translates to MQQTSDANAATSTLKARTFQCMGTVIGLTMPVDSPTEGQPGFDELGAATAVVERLFRDLDETFSLYRPDSEASNLARGDVKLSQASAQMRERYAEAHEWRLRTEGAFTPERPDGVLDLSGIIKGHAIREAGTSLLALGRRDWCLNAGGDVLVSGSPRPGSAEPWKAGVVDPADRRTLITGYALGGTNRHAAIATSGSAERGEHIWRVGNDGEFIQVSVAAADIVTADVLATAIVAGGTRMLNRAADHWDVAVLAIRADGSMLATPGFQSS; encoded by the coding sequence ATGCAGCAAACCTCTGACGCCAACGCGGCGACCAGCACACTGAAGGCGCGCACTTTTCAGTGCATGGGAACGGTCATCGGGCTCACCATGCCCGTGGACTCCCCCACGGAGGGGCAGCCGGGGTTCGATGAGCTCGGTGCCGCCACCGCCGTCGTCGAACGCCTTTTTCGGGACCTGGACGAAACGTTCAGCCTCTACCGCCCCGATTCGGAGGCCAGCAATCTTGCCAGGGGTGACGTGAAGCTTTCGCAGGCCTCGGCGCAAATGCGTGAGCGGTATGCCGAGGCCCACGAATGGCGGCTCCGGACAGAAGGCGCCTTCACCCCCGAGAGGCCCGACGGCGTGCTGGACCTTTCCGGGATCATCAAGGGGCACGCCATCCGCGAGGCGGGAACGTCGCTGCTGGCCCTGGGCCGGCGCGACTGGTGCCTCAACGCCGGCGGCGACGTCCTGGTCAGCGGCTCGCCGCGCCCCGGAAGCGCGGAACCGTGGAAGGCCGGCGTCGTGGATCCTGCCGACCGCCGCACCTTGATTACGGGCTACGCACTGGGCGGCACCAACCGCCATGCAGCCATCGCAACCTCCGGCTCCGCCGAACGCGGCGAGCACATCTGGCGGGTGGGGAACGACGGCGAATTCATCCAGGTCAGCGTGGCAGCAGCGGACATAGTTACCGCTGATGTCCTGGCGACCGCGATCGTCGCCGGCGGGACGCGCATGCTGAACCGCGCCGCGGACCACTGGGATGTTGCCGTGCTGGCCATCCGCGCCGACGGTTCCATGCTGGCAACGCCGGGCTTCCAGTCCTCCTGA
- a CDS encoding FMN-binding protein, which translates to MKIRGTVAAALASAGILLAGWQTGTQAGGISTVASSTTAAGTTGSTGTGSSGTGSSGTGPTGSTGSSGSTGSAGSSSSSGSSGSTSSSGSSNSSASGTYKGNTVQTRFGPVQVQITVASGKITDVTALQLTNTDGKSIQISNRAAPLLRSKVLAAQSANIQTVSGATITSDAYLISLQAAIDAANL; encoded by the coding sequence GTGAAAATACGCGGAACAGTCGCAGCAGCCCTGGCCTCAGCCGGGATCCTCCTGGCCGGTTGGCAGACGGGAACGCAGGCAGGCGGCATCAGCACCGTCGCATCAAGTACGACGGCGGCAGGCACCACTGGTTCGACAGGCACCGGATCGTCCGGCACGGGTTCGTCCGGGACGGGGCCTACGGGGTCCACCGGCTCTTCGGGCTCCACCGGCTCGGCGGGGTCCTCCAGCTCCTCCGGGTCCTCAGGCTCGACCAGCTCCTCCGGTTCTTCGAACTCCTCAGCCTCCGGCACCTACAAGGGCAACACCGTGCAGACCCGGTTCGGCCCCGTTCAGGTCCAGATCACGGTGGCCAGCGGGAAGATCACCGATGTCACGGCCCTCCAGCTCACCAATACCGACGGCAAGTCCATCCAGATCAGCAACCGCGCGGCTCCCCTGCTTCGCAGCAAGGTCCTCGCGGCACAGTCGGCAAATATCCAAACCGTCAGCGGCGCCACCATCACCAGCGACGCGTACCTGATCTCACTCCAGGCAGCCATCGATGCAGCAAACCTCTGA
- a CDS encoding MarR family winged helix-turn-helix transcriptional regulator, which yields MTEPRWLTADERRAWLALVSINTLLPAALDTRLHAAGKLSLFDYTVLAMLSEAEDRFLPMSELAARSSASLSRLSHVVTKLQKRGWVERRPHPSDARVTTAHLTEEGMATIVQLAPAHVEDVRDLFLDALSEQDVLDLARIGENVVGRLDTDHWILREKQA from the coding sequence ATGACCGAACCCCGCTGGCTTACCGCTGACGAACGCCGGGCCTGGCTGGCACTGGTGAGCATCAATACCCTGCTGCCGGCGGCCCTGGACACCAGGCTGCACGCTGCAGGGAAGCTGTCCCTCTTCGACTACACGGTATTGGCCATGCTTTCCGAAGCGGAGGACCGGTTCCTGCCCATGAGCGAGCTCGCAGCCCGCAGCAGTGCGTCCCTGTCGCGCCTTTCGCACGTGGTCACCAAGCTGCAGAAGCGCGGCTGGGTGGAACGCCGCCCCCACCCCTCCGATGCCAGGGTGACCACCGCGCACCTCACCGAGGAAGGCATGGCCACCATCGTGCAGCTGGCCCCGGCCCATGTGGAGGATGTCCGCGACCTGTTCCTCGACGCCCTGAGCGAGCAGGACGTGCTGGACCTGGCCCGGATCGGCGAAAACGTGGTGGGACGGCTGGACACCGACCACTGGATCCTGCGCGAAAAGCAGGCCTGA